A part of Patescibacteria group bacterium genomic DNA contains:
- a CDS encoding methyltransferase, TIGR04325 family encodes MRNKIKKIFLAITPPAAVLLAKKIFARSQYEYTGDFANWETAYKQSSGYDDGAVFEKVKKARLRVLSGEKKYERDSVVFDSVQYFWPLLSALLFAAAEEKGRLSVLDFGGSLGSTYFQNLSFLKNLPSLSWGVVEQKHFVEFGKKSVANPSLSFFETIEECATQLKPNVALFSSSIQYLERPYEILEKIKKLGLPYLIFDRTTILDFEPDRITLQTISKRIYDACFPTWFLSREKLISFLNDSYEHIEEWPSLGDPLALSRATGRYKGFLFKLKNKPNL; translated from the coding sequence AATTAAGAAAATTTTTTTAGCAATTACTCCACCAGCCGCGGTACTGCTGGCTAAAAAAATTTTCGCTCGGAGCCAATATGAATACACCGGCGACTTTGCCAATTGGGAAACTGCGTACAAACAATCAAGCGGCTATGACGATGGTGCAGTTTTTGAAAAAGTAAAAAAAGCCAGACTACGGGTGCTTTCAGGAGAAAAGAAATACGAGCGAGATTCTGTGGTTTTTGATTCAGTTCAATACTTTTGGCCACTCCTCTCTGCACTCCTCTTTGCTGCGGCGGAAGAAAAGGGACGACTTTCCGTACTTGATTTTGGAGGCTCTCTCGGTTCAACCTATTTTCAAAACCTAAGCTTTTTAAAAAATCTCCCGAGTCTTTCTTGGGGTGTTGTAGAGCAAAAACATTTCGTGGAATTCGGAAAAAAATCAGTCGCCAATCCCTCACTGTCATTTTTTGAAACCATAGAAGAATGTGCCACACAGCTGAAACCGAATGTTGCTCTGTTCTCCAGTTCGATCCAATACCTAGAACGTCCGTACGAAATTTTAGAAAAAATAAAAAAATTAGGTCTCCCCTACTTAATCTTTGACCGAACAACTATTCTTGATTTCGAACCAGATCGAATTACCCTGCAAACTATTTCCAAAAGAATTTACGACGCTTGTTTCCCAACGTGGTTTTTAAGCCGTGAAAAATTAATTTCATTTCTCAACGATTCGTATGAGCACATCGAGGAGTGGCCTTCTCTCGGAGATCCACTGGCCCTTTCGAGAGCAACAGGACGATATAAAGGTTTCCTGTTTAAACTTAAAAATAAACCGAACCTCTAA
- a CDS encoding glycosyltransferase, with protein MNPQKTICYFGMYNPTAPRDRVYLEGLKKLGYTVIECVDNSRGIKKFFQLAKKHQALKGQYDILWVGYLSTMLLPLAWFLSKKKIVFNALDSWYDRSVLDREIYPQSSVKAWIIKIADIFAFYFSDVILVESEQQKLFIAQNFFVSPSKLEVVFTGVDEAVFYPDPTVKKNPQFTVVFRGMFLPATGVLVVIEAARVLKSARVKFVIIGWGEPIQTSVKNLMVEYDLSNVTLITHFLSTEELRKTMLAAEVMLGQFSNHERLDRTIQNKNFEALALGLPFITRDSKSNRELLTDRVNALFVPAENPEALAEKIMELQKNSVLRAQISLGAQELYKTRCASAVLTEQVKNILEKA; from the coding sequence ATGAATCCTCAAAAAACTATTTGTTATTTCGGAATGTATAATCCCACCGCTCCTCGCGATCGGGTGTATTTGGAGGGCCTAAAAAAACTTGGATACACGGTCATTGAATGTGTTGATAATTCTCGCGGGATTAAAAAATTTTTTCAATTAGCCAAAAAACATCAGGCGCTTAAAGGTCAGTACGATATTTTATGGGTTGGATATTTGAGTACCATGCTACTACCCTTGGCTTGGTTTTTGTCCAAGAAGAAAATTGTTTTTAATGCGCTCGATTCTTGGTATGACCGGTCAGTGCTTGATAGGGAAATCTACCCGCAGTCTTCTGTAAAAGCCTGGATAATCAAAATTGCTGATATTTTTGCTTTTTATTTTTCTGATGTGATCTTGGTTGAGAGTGAACAGCAGAAACTTTTTATTGCTCAGAATTTTTTCGTGAGTCCGAGCAAACTCGAAGTGGTTTTTACCGGAGTTGATGAAGCTGTTTTTTATCCTGATCCTACCGTGAAGAAAAATCCTCAGTTTACGGTAGTTTTTCGCGGCATGTTTTTACCAGCGACCGGAGTTTTGGTTGTCATAGAAGCGGCTAGGGTTTTGAAAAGTGCGAGGGTGAAATTTGTGATCATTGGATGGGGGGAGCCGATCCAGACGAGTGTTAAGAATTTGATGGTGGAATATGATTTGTCGAACGTCACCCTCATTACTCATTTTCTTTCAACGGAGGAGTTGCGCAAAACGATGCTTGCGGCAGAGGTAATGCTCGGACAATTTAGCAATCACGAACGCCTCGATCGAACCATTCAGAATAAAAATTTTGAAGCGCTGGCCCTTGGCCTGCCATTTATTACCCGCGATTCAAAAAGTAACCGCGAACTTTTGACGGATAGAGTAAACGCGCTTTTTGTACCGGCTGAAAATCCCGAAGCGCTCGCTGAAAAAATAATGGAGTTACAGAAAAATTCTGTGCTCAGAGCCCAGATTTCTTTAGGCGCTCAAGAGTTATACAAGACTCGATGCGCGAGCGCGGTCCTAACCGAACAGGTAAAAAATATTTTAGAAAAAGCTTAG
- a CDS encoding glycosyltransferase family 39 protein — protein sequence MLEEQIPRKTVRQFFSEHVSIIVFLATIIFVIIFSVSTLVTKPRLWIDEAISISIARSFLTHGVLSPQISPNTFFEPPAFIQSTGYPVTISLAGFFKIFGYGIYQARTFMVLWILILLSAVFFLAKKLFSKEQAWGSLLLIASFASFYGSGRTVVGEIPGFAFLLAGFYFLLEKQKYFVAGLLWGLAVVAKPSVFGLIIPAIVVTFLFEWRGFFRKILMLGLGMIPAGLLWILILIPKPFTSETWIGLSNFYKNPFSSSISENVANNLAGFFHSSTLIYFGLFFLLIVGARIILKEEKLKPLFTFTLIYSVLAFIYYLRSPGWLRYILIAELLILFILPKAIALAVSYFKEKFQKISISEKLITSSILGILIVFQFVQMFTVAQVFFGDDDLKMAQYIEEKFPGETIGLLNALELSVLLDPSYSYLTFYNAGLPIVGENPVLMKVPPEVIVTDPNNQFAKAGEKVLREQYVEIPAVHGYSVYTRTKVTK from the coding sequence ATGTTAGAAGAACAAATTCCGCGAAAAACAGTTCGACAATTTTTTTCAGAACATGTTTCAATTATTGTTTTTTTAGCAACAATTATTTTTGTCATAATTTTTTCTGTTTCAACGCTTGTGACTAAGCCTCGGCTCTGGATTGATGAAGCGATTAGTATCAGTATCGCGAGAAGTTTCCTTACTCATGGCGTGCTCAGTCCTCAAATTTCTCCGAATACTTTTTTTGAACCGCCGGCGTTTATTCAGTCGACTGGTTACCCGGTTACCATTTCTCTGGCCGGATTTTTCAAAATCTTTGGTTACGGTATCTATCAAGCGCGGACGTTTATGGTGCTTTGGATTTTAATTCTACTATCGGCAGTTTTTTTTCTGGCCAAGAAGTTATTTTCAAAAGAGCAGGCGTGGGGAAGTTTATTGCTCATCGCCAGCTTTGCGTCATTTTATGGAAGTGGACGAACTGTAGTTGGAGAAATTCCTGGATTTGCATTTCTTTTGGCTGGTTTTTACTTTTTACTTGAAAAACAAAAATATTTTGTGGCGGGACTTTTGTGGGGACTCGCCGTGGTGGCCAAGCCTTCAGTCTTTGGACTGATCATTCCAGCAATTGTGGTAACGTTTCTTTTTGAATGGAGAGGGTTTTTTAGAAAAATCTTGATGCTTGGCCTCGGCATGATCCCCGCCGGACTTCTCTGGATTTTGATTTTAATTCCAAAACCTTTCACCTCTGAAACTTGGATTGGACTGAGCAATTTTTATAAAAATCCCTTCAGTTCTTCCATCTCGGAAAACGTGGCAAACAACCTCGCGGGATTTTTCCATTCTTCAACTCTCATTTATTTCGGCCTATTTTTTCTGCTTATTGTCGGCGCAAGAATTATTTTGAAAGAAGAAAAATTAAAACCACTTTTTACCTTTACGCTTATATATTCGGTTTTGGCTTTTATCTACTACCTGCGGTCGCCTGGTTGGTTGCGCTACATTTTAATTGCCGAACTTTTAATTCTTTTTATTCTACCGAAAGCTATCGCGCTCGCGGTTTCGTACTTCAAAGAAAAATTTCAGAAAATTTCGATTAGTGAAAAACTTATTACAAGTTCAATATTAGGTATTTTAATTGTATTTCAATTTGTTCAAATGTTTACGGTTGCTCAAGTTTTTTTCGGCGATGATGATTTAAAGATGGCGCAGTACATCGAAGAGAAATTTCCTGGAGAAACTATTGGTTTGCTTAATGCCTTGGAGCTTTCCGTGCTACTTGATCCGTCGTATTCGTATCTCACGTTTTATAACGCAGGCTTACCGATTGTTGGCGAAAATCCTGTTCTTATGAAAGTTCCACCGGAGGTGATTGTGACTGATCCAAATAATCAGTTTGCTAAAGCCGGAGAAAAAGTTTTACGTGAGCAGTACGTGGAAATTCCAGCCGTTCACGGGTATAGTGTCTATACACGCACTAAAGTTACAAAATGA
- a CDS encoding glycosyltransferase family 2 protein, protein MWKNKKVSVVFSTFKEKASIRQSIEDYFATGFVDEVVVINNNAEAGTDEEVKKTRARLIHETKQGYGYGYQRGITEATGDYIFLSEPDGTYLASDLERFLVYAQDFPVVVGTRTNQSAILHGASMGFLRKMADVFEAKIIEVLFGTNSLTDVGCTCKLFHKEVLRELAPHWKTTNALFATELLLLVVSRKIKFIEIPITFGERVGESTLTGHWYDLVKWGARILWFIFSTWMKWFFG, encoded by the coding sequence ATGTGGAAAAATAAAAAAGTTTCAGTGGTTTTTTCCACGTTCAAAGAAAAAGCTTCAATTCGACAATCAATCGAAGATTATTTTGCGACTGGGTTTGTCGATGAAGTTGTTGTCATCAATAACAATGCTGAGGCTGGAACGGATGAAGAAGTGAAAAAAACTCGAGCCCGACTTATTCACGAAACTAAACAAGGGTATGGATATGGCTACCAGCGCGGGATTACTGAAGCCACAGGGGATTACATTTTTTTATCAGAACCCGACGGGACTTACCTCGCATCTGACCTCGAACGATTTTTAGTGTACGCCCAAGATTTTCCGGTGGTGGTTGGAACACGCACCAACCAGAGCGCCATTTTACACGGCGCTTCGATGGGTTTTCTCAGGAAAATGGCTGACGTGTTTGAAGCGAAAATTATCGAAGTACTTTTCGGTACCAATTCTCTGACGGATGTCGGATGTACCTGTAAATTATTTCACAAAGAAGTTTTACGTGAGCTCGCTCCACATTGGAAAACTACCAACGCGCTTTTCGCCACCGAACTTTTACTTCTCGTGGTTTCCAGAAAAATTAAATTCATTGAAATTCCAATTACGTTTGGCGAGCGCGTAGGGGAATCGACACTGACTGGTCATTGGTATGACCTTGTGAAATGGGGAGCGAGAATTTTGTGGTTTATTTTTTCGACGTGGATGAAGTGGTTTTTCGGTTAG
- the rfbB gene encoding dTDP-glucose 4,6-dehydratase translates to MATFNKKTLLICGGAGFIGSNFIHHILSNYPTVRLINLDKLTYSGNLDNLADISKDKRYTFIKGDVASEKTIKAIFKKYSPDYIINFAAETHVDRSIHVGALEFIKTNIQGVFNILEAVKENKNVTKYLQVSTDEVYGTLELDSKNKFTETTAFDPNVPYAATKAGGDLLCNAYHTTWHVPVVVTHCSNNYGPYQYPEKLIPFFTVRMLEGKKLPLYGDGKNVRDWIYVLDHCRALELALLNGVAGEVYNIGADNELSNVEIATMIAKQFGKTTDVFEFVPDRPGHDRRYAIDSAKIEKELGWKPTYSFERAFKETVDWYKNHLPWIKKIQKKTGVFNPHIDLWKKHAIGNKK, encoded by the coding sequence ATGGCAACATTTAACAAAAAAACTCTTCTCATCTGTGGTGGTGCGGGCTTCATCGGCTCAAATTTCATCCACCACATTCTGAGCAACTACCCGACCGTTCGGCTCATCAATTTAGACAAGCTCACCTATTCCGGAAATCTCGACAACCTCGCCGACATTTCGAAAGACAAACGCTACACTTTTATCAAAGGCGACGTGGCTTCTGAAAAAACCATCAAAGCCATTTTCAAAAAATATTCTCCCGACTACATCATCAACTTCGCTGCGGAAACTCACGTCGATCGAAGCATTCACGTCGGTGCACTCGAATTTATCAAAACCAACATTCAAGGAGTGTTCAATATTTTGGAAGCTGTAAAGGAAAATAAAAATGTAACAAAATATCTCCAGGTTTCGACAGACGAAGTCTACGGTACGCTCGAGCTCGACTCAAAAAATAAATTTACCGAAACCACTGCCTTTGATCCCAACGTTCCCTACGCTGCGACTAAAGCCGGAGGCGATCTTTTATGCAATGCCTATCACACCACCTGGCATGTGCCGGTTGTCGTCACCCACTGCTCCAACAACTATGGCCCGTATCAATATCCAGAAAAATTAATTCCTTTTTTCACCGTACGAATGCTCGAGGGTAAAAAATTACCACTCTACGGCGATGGCAAAAATGTCCGCGATTGGATTTATGTACTCGATCATTGCCGCGCGCTTGAGCTTGCACTGCTTAATGGTGTGGCAGGTGAAGTCTATAACATCGGTGCTGATAATGAGTTATCTAATGTAGAAATTGCCACAATGATCGCTAAACAATTTGGCAAGACTACTGACGTGTTTGAATTTGTACCCGATCGGCCAGGACATGACAGACGCTACGCCATCGACTCGGCAAAAATTGAAAAGGAACTTGGTTGGAAGCCGACCTACTCTTTCGAGCGGGCATTTAAAGAAACAGTTGATTGGTACAAGAATCATTTACCGTGGATTAAAAAAATTCAAAAGAAAACTGGAGTTTTCAATCCGCACATTGATTTGTGGAAGAAACATGCAATTGGAAATAAAAAATAA
- a CDS encoding sugar phosphate nucleotidyltransferase: protein MTNNTNIKGVILAGGLGTRLYPLTKITNKHLLPIYDKPMILYGIETLKNSDIEEVMIVCGREHAGHFMNFLGSGKEFGVKLSYAIQDKNNGGISDALMCAEDFADGASVAVILGDNIFENNFSKEITNFKSGAMVFLKKVADPHRFGVAVFDTTGKKLLTIEEKPKNPKSDFAQTGFYIYDANIFSNIKKIKPSARGELEITDANNMYLEHGELNFAIVKGYWLDAGTFDSLLEASTVIASKKK from the coding sequence ATGACAAACAACACAAACATCAAGGGCGTAATTTTGGCAGGAGGTTTGGGAACAAGACTCTATCCGCTGACTAAAATTACCAACAAGCACCTCTTGCCAATCTACGACAAGCCGATGATTCTCTATGGGATTGAAACTTTAAAAAACTCTGACATAGAAGAAGTGATGATTGTTTGTGGGCGCGAACATGCCGGACACTTTATGAATTTTCTCGGCTCAGGAAAAGAGTTCGGCGTTAAACTTTCCTACGCCATTCAAGATAAAAACAACGGTGGTATTTCCGATGCCCTTATGTGCGCAGAGGATTTTGCTGACGGCGCAAGTGTGGCTGTGATTTTGGGTGATAATATTTTTGAAAATAATTTTTCTAAAGAAATCACCAACTTTAAAAGTGGCGCCATGGTTTTCCTCAAAAAAGTGGCTGACCCGCACCGATTCGGCGTAGCGGTATTTGATACAACCGGCAAAAAACTTTTGACCATCGAAGAAAAACCTAAAAACCCAAAATCTGATTTCGCCCAGACCGGTTTCTATATTTATGATGCCAATATTTTTTCCAACATTAAAAAAATTAAACCTTCGGCTCGTGGAGAACTGGAAATTACTGACGCCAACAATATGTATCTCGAACACGGTGAGCTTAATTTTGCGATTGTAAAAGGTTACTGGCTCGACGCCGGAACATTTGATTCCCTACTTGAAGCCAGCACTGTAATCGCCTCGAAAAAGAAATAG
- a CDS encoding NAD(P)-dependent oxidoreductase, translated as MKTLPKILITGSNGMVGSYIDFGIKTDRDTLDVTNLEAVMSAVRKHQPKVILHLAALTDLDVAEKNPTLAYHINTIGTYNIALAAREVKAKLVYISSTGVFDGTKKTPYTEKDVPNPKNYYGHSKFAGELIIQSLLKDYIIARGCWMFGGGPTLDKKFISKIVAQLKNPETKEIKALNDVHGSPTFGKDIVEALKKLILKDATGIFHLTNAGNCSRFDVAKIIVKVLKPSVKVIGVTGDYFNLPAKRVTNESATSRVSLLRPWQEALEEYLKSEWSPL; from the coding sequence ATGAAAACGCTACCGAAAATTTTAATCACCGGAAGTAACGGCATGGTTGGTTCATACATCGATTTTGGAATTAAAACTGATCGAGACACACTTGACGTTACCAATCTTGAAGCGGTGATGAGCGCGGTACGGAAACACCAACCAAAAGTAATTTTGCATCTCGCCGCACTCACCGATCTCGACGTTGCGGAAAAAAATCCCACACTCGCCTATCACATAAACACTATCGGCACGTACAACATCGCGCTGGCCGCGCGCGAAGTAAAAGCTAAATTAGTGTACATTTCTTCAACTGGTGTTTTTGATGGAACCAAAAAAACTCCCTACACTGAGAAGGACGTGCCAAATCCAAAAAATTATTACGGCCATTCAAAATTCGCAGGAGAATTGATTATTCAAAGCCTGCTGAAAGATTACATTATCGCTCGTGGCTGTTGGATGTTTGGCGGCGGACCAACGCTTGATAAAAAATTTATTTCCAAAATTGTAGCACAGCTAAAAAATCCTGAGACCAAAGAAATAAAAGCGCTAAATGATGTGCACGGATCCCCCACCTTCGGCAAAGATATTGTTGAAGCTTTGAAAAAATTGATTTTAAAAGATGCTACAGGAATTTTTCACCTGACAAATGCTGGCAACTGTTCCAGATTCGATGTGGCCAAAATTATCGTGAAAGTCTTAAAACCATCCGTCAAAGTGATCGGAGTCACAGGAGACTATTTCAATCTTCCCGCCAAACGTGTCACCAATGAATCTGCGACCTCTCGAGTAAGCCTCTTACGCCCATGGCAAGAAGCTCTCGAAGAATATTTAAAAAGTGAGTGGAGTCCTCTGTAA
- a CDS encoding class I SAM-dependent methyltransferase: protein MAHVITKKICRICGGSKLTRVLDLGAMPPANAFLTKSQLRKKQDNFPLAIYFCQDCTLLQLIDVVDPEILFKDYLYQTSASSPLLIHFKKLAQEILEKHIASKNDLVVEIGSNDGSLLEHFKNRARILGVDPAETMVTIAGAKGVPTLSAFFNEETARKIIDSHGHAKIILANNVLAHIDDLHSVFAGIETLLDADGKFIFEAHWVGNLLGKGGFDQIYHEHLCYFSLHAVNHLAKKFGLKVLDVVLVPIHGESLRVTLGKVGTPNARVSAFMKKEKKLGLEKFATYQKFSQKVAKNKIKLLALLKKLKQEDKKILGYGAPAKGNTLLNFLKLDQNTLDFITDTTASKQGLYAPGTRIPIIAPENLTSAKPDYILLLAWNYADEILKKETALRKSGVKFIIPVPEVKVV from the coding sequence ATGGCTCACGTTATTACAAAAAAAATCTGCCGAATTTGTGGTGGGAGTAAACTAACCAGAGTCCTCGACCTCGGCGCGATGCCTCCGGCCAACGCTTTTCTTACTAAAAGCCAACTGCGAAAAAAGCAGGATAACTTCCCTTTAGCCATTTATTTTTGCCAAGACTGCACTCTCCTGCAACTGATTGATGTTGTTGATCCCGAAATTCTTTTTAAAGATTATCTGTACCAAACAAGCGCCAGCTCGCCACTGCTCATACATTTTAAAAAATTGGCACAAGAAATTCTGGAAAAACACATTGCTTCCAAAAATGATTTAGTGGTTGAAATCGGTAGCAACGATGGGAGTTTGTTAGAACATTTTAAAAATCGAGCACGAATTCTTGGCGTTGATCCTGCAGAAACGATGGTTACAATTGCCGGAGCAAAAGGCGTTCCAACACTCAGTGCTTTTTTTAACGAAGAAACCGCAAGAAAAATTATCGATTCTCACGGCCACGCCAAAATTATTCTGGCCAACAATGTGCTCGCTCATATTGATGACTTGCACAGTGTTTTTGCGGGAATCGAAACCCTTCTCGACGCAGACGGAAAATTTATTTTCGAGGCTCACTGGGTTGGCAACCTCCTTGGAAAGGGCGGGTTTGATCAGATTTATCATGAACATCTTTGTTACTTTTCACTCCACGCCGTCAATCATCTTGCCAAAAAATTTGGCTTGAAAGTGCTTGATGTTGTTCTAGTTCCAATTCACGGCGAATCCCTGCGCGTCACTTTGGGAAAAGTTGGAACTCCAAATGCTCGCGTTTCAGCCTTCATGAAAAAAGAAAAGAAGCTTGGCCTTGAAAAATTCGCGACGTACCAAAAATTTTCCCAAAAAGTGGCGAAAAATAAAATAAAACTTTTGGCACTTCTAAAAAAATTAAAACAGGAGGACAAAAAAATTCTCGGCTACGGCGCGCCAGCTAAGGGCAACACCCTTTTAAATTTTCTTAAACTTGATCAAAACACCTTAGATTTTATTACCGACACGACGGCATCCAAACAAGGCTTGTACGCGCCCGGCACGCGAATTCCTATCATCGCTCCGGAAAATCTTACGAGCGCCAAACCAGATTATATTCTCTTACTTGCGTGGAACTACGCAGATGAAATTCTCAAAAAAGAAACGGCGCTCAGAAAATCTGGCGTGAAATTTATTATTCCTGTACCAGAAGTAAAAGTTGTTTGA
- a CDS encoding glycosyltransferase family 2 protein, which yields MNKTGNKIQCSVGILTFNSGESLQKALDSVANFSEIIICDGGSTDETLSLARAYGVKVLIQASEFKDANNKIIDFSGVRNQMLEAASHSWFFFLDSDELMTPKLETEINTIISTGHPSAAFWVPRKYVLQGEVVDCAATYPTQQMRFFHKGAVTHFIKSIHERIEVKSGSPVLKLENYMLVPMNPDPMFHRQKWNHYIELEATRRGQISLWGWLLVCLENAKISALYFFRYIRNLIFCRGTRLPWRLEWERHVYHLNICRRFWSLPRK from the coding sequence ATGAATAAAACCGGAAACAAAATTCAGTGTAGTGTAGGAATTCTCACCTTTAATTCCGGAGAAAGTTTACAGAAGGCGCTTGATTCGGTTGCCAATTTTTCTGAAATAATTATTTGTGACGGCGGCTCAACCGATGAAACACTGTCTTTAGCTCGAGCCTACGGCGTGAAGGTGCTCATTCAAGCATCAGAGTTTAAGGATGCGAATAATAAAATTATAGATTTTTCTGGTGTCCGCAATCAAATGCTTGAGGCGGCCAGTCACTCGTGGTTTTTTTTCTTGGACTCTGATGAGCTGATGACGCCGAAATTGGAAACTGAAATCAATACTATTATTTCGACGGGGCATCCATCAGCCGCGTTTTGGGTTCCACGAAAATATGTTTTACAGGGAGAGGTTGTTGATTGCGCCGCCACGTACCCAACTCAACAAATGCGATTTTTTCACAAAGGCGCGGTTACTCATTTCATTAAATCAATTCACGAACGCATTGAGGTAAAATCCGGCTCGCCGGTTCTGAAGTTAGAAAATTACATGCTTGTGCCAATGAATCCTGACCCGATGTTCCATCGACAAAAATGGAATCACTATATTGAACTCGAGGCCACTCGTCGCGGACAAATTTCTTTGTGGGGTTGGCTTCTCGTGTGTTTAGAAAATGCAAAAATTTCAGCGCTCTACTTTTTTCGATATATTCGAAATTTAATTTTTTGTCGAGGGACTCGGTTGCCCTGGCGACTTGAGTGGGAGAGGCACGTCTATCATCTCAATATCTGCCGGCGTTTTTGGAGTTTGCCGAGAAAATAA
- a CDS encoding glycosyltransferase: MRILIVTQKIDERDAVLGFMHGWIAEFSKQAESVVAICLEKGEVNLPNNVKVFSLGKEKLKITNYKLKTFSRLLYSWRFVRYIVQNRNEYDAVFVHMNPEYIVLGGIFWKLFGKTVTLWYAHKSTPWHLKVALFFTDIVFTSTTSGFRLKSKKVKVIGQGIDTGKFNTEHRPQNTNQKELRIVTVGRITPSKDYDTLIEAIEKVRQEISTPITVDIIGPRLTFLDEAYLARLKEKVAKKDLSGVINFKGAVANVDLPYKLSEYDLFVNMGHTGSLDKVVPEAMAVGLPILTCNEAFKDVLGPFVGDLMYPKADFKALSDKILGIAKMSSEERFSLGLKLRAIVERDHSLKSFVSKIISNIESFKKHE; this comes from the coding sequence ATGCGGATTTTAATTGTTACCCAAAAAATTGATGAGCGAGACGCGGTGCTCGGGTTTATGCATGGTTGGATTGCGGAGTTTTCTAAACAGGCAGAAAGCGTGGTGGCGATTTGTCTTGAAAAAGGCGAAGTTAATTTGCCGAACAATGTAAAGGTTTTTTCTTTGGGAAAAGAAAAGCTAAAAATTACAAACTACAAACTAAAAACTTTTTCTCGACTTCTGTATTCGTGGCGCTTTGTACGATATATCGTACAAAATAGAAATGAATACGACGCAGTGTTCGTCCACATGAATCCAGAATACATTGTTCTCGGAGGAATTTTTTGGAAACTTTTTGGTAAAACTGTGACGCTTTGGTACGCCCATAAAAGCACGCCCTGGCATTTGAAAGTGGCTTTGTTTTTTACGGATATTGTTTTTACATCGACTACGAGCGGGTTCAGATTAAAAAGCAAAAAAGTAAAGGTGATCGGACAGGGAATCGACACGGGGAAATTTAACACGGAACACAGACCACAGAACACAAACCAAAAGGAACTTCGGATTGTAACAGTAGGAAGAATCACACCATCGAAAGATTACGATACGTTGATTGAGGCGATTGAAAAGGTCCGTCAAGAAATTTCTACGCCAATTACGGTTGACATCATAGGACCGAGATTAACCTTTTTGGACGAGGCATATTTAGCTCGTCTAAAGGAAAAAGTTGCTAAAAAGGATTTGTCGGGCGTCATCAATTTTAAGGGTGCAGTTGCTAATGTGGACCTTCCATATAAGCTTTCCGAGTATGATCTTTTCGTTAACATGGGACATACCGGCAGCCTCGATAAAGTCGTCCCGGAGGCTATGGCTGTGGGATTGCCCATTTTGACCTGTAATGAGGCATTTAAGGACGTTTTAGGGCCATTTGTAGGCGATTTAATGTATCCAAAGGCTGATTTTAAGGCTTTATCTGACAAAATCCTGGGTATAGCCAAAATGAGTTCGGAAGAGCGATTTTCTCTTGGTCTGAAATTGCGGGCGATTGTTGAGAGAGATCACAGTTTAAAATCGTTTGTTTCTAAAATAATTTCCAACATTGAGTCATTTAAAAAGCATGAATAA